Proteins from a single region of Chryseomicrobium sp. FSL W7-1435:
- a CDS encoding sugar ABC transporter permease, protein MNLVTEAKTIVKENIRDYGMYIALLVILLTFTIMTNGLFLSSRNISNMLDSAGYIAVLAVGMTLVIVIRHIDLSVGFVAGFLGAIAAIFLTQMGVSVWITIPVVLVLGILIGLFNGVLVAKIGIPAFVATLAAMLIFRGALLEATSGSGTIIVNNDQFNAIGNGFIPSLVEIGGLHLLTLLVGVVGILFYVYSEFSGRKDKQKYGFDVMSMPMFSIKLILVSAIIGYVTWILAGYNGLSWTVVIMLVVVVIYHFLTTKTVLGRHIYAVGSNPEAAHLSGINVQKITLFVFGSMGMLAAVSGILYTARLQSATTTAGTLFELDAIAAAYVGGVSSAGGVGKVTGAIIGAVVMASLSSGMNLLGVGVSYQYMIRGGVLAAAVIFDVMTRRQRA, encoded by the coding sequence ATGAACTTAGTAACGGAAGCAAAAACCATTGTAAAAGAAAATATCCGAGATTACGGGATGTATATTGCTTTGCTAGTCATCCTGTTAACGTTCACCATCATGACGAACGGACTCTTTTTATCTTCACGAAATATTAGCAACATGTTAGATTCTGCTGGGTACATTGCCGTTCTAGCTGTAGGGATGACACTAGTCATTGTTATCCGTCACATTGATTTATCGGTCGGTTTTGTTGCAGGATTTTTAGGCGCGATAGCAGCTATTTTTCTAACACAGATGGGTGTATCGGTATGGATTACCATCCCCGTCGTATTGGTCTTAGGTATTTTAATTGGATTATTTAATGGTGTACTTGTCGCTAAGATTGGAATACCTGCATTCGTTGCGACGCTTGCGGCTATGTTAATCTTCAGGGGAGCCTTACTAGAGGCCACTTCAGGGTCAGGAACAATCATCGTCAACAATGATCAGTTCAACGCTATTGGGAATGGCTTTATTCCTTCACTAGTTGAAATCGGTGGATTGCACTTATTGACCTTACTAGTCGGAGTTGTAGGTATCTTATTTTATGTTTACAGTGAGTTCTCAGGACGTAAGGACAAACAGAAGTATGGTTTTGATGTCATGTCAATGCCTATGTTTAGCATTAAACTAATACTAGTTTCTGCAATCATCGGTTATGTCACATGGATTCTAGCAGGTTATAATGGATTGTCTTGGACAGTTGTGATTATGTTAGTCGTAGTAGTCATCTATCACTTCTTAACAACAAAGACTGTACTTGGCCGACATATTTATGCTGTGGGAAGTAACCCAGAAGCCGCTCACTTGAGTGGAATCAACGTACAGAAGATTACTCTTTTTGTATTTGGCTCTATGGGTATGCTAGCAGCAGTATCAGGTATTCTCTATACAGCTCGGTTGCAGTCAGCTACTACTACAGCTGGAACTTTGTTTGAATTAGATGCAATCGCAGCCGCTTATGTTGGGGGCGTTTCGTCAGCAGGTGGTGTTGGTAAAGTAACGGGTGCCATCATCGGCGCAGTTGTTATGGCATCGTTATCGAGTGGGATGAACCTATTGGGTGTTGGTGTATCTTACCAATATATGATTCGAGGCGGGGTATTAGCCGCTGCCGTAATCTTTGATGTAATGACACGTAGACAACGCGCATAA
- a CDS encoding sugar ABC transporter ATP-binding protein: MTDYILEMRNISKEFPGVKALTDVNFQVEKGEIHCLIGENGAGKSTLMKVLSGVYPYGTYSGDIVYEGEVQQFKEISDSVTAGIGIIYQELALFPDLTVYENIYAGNEVRKGPFIDWNKTIVQSTELLRKVKLRVTPETLIKELGVGKQQLVEIAKALSKDVKLLILDEPTAALNEDDSENLLNLLKELKEQGITCIMISHKLKEVISIADKATILRDGKTICTLDSKKGEITERLIIKNMVGREIEDIYPKRSNPVIGESVLSLEDWSAYDAQLGREVVKGANLHLKKGEIIGIAGLMGSGRTELALSIFGNPRNYKVDGEMKLFGETKVLKHTSEAIKEGIAYVTEDRKGDGLFLLQDIKSNISAAHLKGIAPKGLLNLNEEVKVGTRYKDSLYIKANSLEQVVGKLSGGNQQKVSLGKWLFTGPKILILDEPTRGIDVGAKFEIYTIMNQLISEGLSIIMISSELGEVLGMSDRVYVMAEGKIKGELSREQATQESIMELATQ; the protein is encoded by the coding sequence ATGACGGACTACATTTTAGAGATGAGGAACATATCAAAGGAATTTCCAGGAGTGAAGGCACTGACAGACGTCAACTTTCAAGTGGAAAAAGGGGAGATTCACTGCCTGATTGGTGAAAATGGCGCTGGAAAATCCACACTGATGAAGGTTCTGAGCGGAGTGTATCCGTATGGAACTTACTCGGGCGATATTGTCTACGAAGGAGAAGTACAACAGTTTAAAGAAATCAGCGATAGTGTTACAGCCGGAATCGGCATCATTTATCAAGAGCTCGCATTATTTCCGGACTTAACCGTGTATGAAAATATCTACGCAGGCAACGAAGTGCGTAAAGGACCATTCATTGACTGGAATAAAACAATTGTCCAATCCACTGAGCTTTTACGAAAAGTGAAGCTACGTGTAACTCCAGAAACATTAATCAAGGAATTAGGTGTTGGTAAACAACAGCTCGTTGAAATCGCAAAAGCACTTAGTAAGGATGTAAAGCTACTAATCCTAGATGAACCAACCGCTGCACTCAATGAAGACGATAGTGAAAACCTGTTGAATCTGTTAAAAGAATTAAAGGAACAAGGCATTACGTGTATTATGATTTCGCATAAATTAAAAGAAGTCATTTCGATTGCCGATAAAGCTACGATTCTTCGTGACGGTAAAACAATTTGCACATTGGATTCAAAAAAGGGTGAAATCACAGAACGTCTTATTATCAAAAACATGGTGGGACGCGAAATTGAGGATATCTACCCGAAACGATCCAACCCTGTCATTGGTGAATCCGTATTATCACTTGAGGATTGGTCTGCCTATGATGCACAACTTGGGCGTGAGGTAGTGAAAGGTGCAAATCTACATCTTAAAAAAGGCGAAATTATTGGCATTGCAGGTTTGATGGGTTCTGGACGAACAGAACTTGCTCTCAGTATTTTCGGGAATCCTAGAAATTACAAAGTGGATGGCGAAATGAAACTATTCGGTGAGACGAAGGTGCTAAAGCATACAAGTGAAGCAATCAAAGAAGGGATTGCCTATGTCACAGAGGATCGCAAAGGGGACGGGTTGTTCTTGTTGCAAGACATTAAAAGTAATATCTCAGCAGCACACTTGAAAGGGATTGCGCCAAAAGGGTTGTTAAACCTAAATGAAGAAGTAAAGGTTGGGACCCGCTATAAAGATTCCCTTTATATAAAAGCAAACTCACTGGAACAAGTTGTAGGCAAACTAAGTGGAGGCAATCAGCAAAAAGTGTCTCTAGGGAAATGGTTGTTTACCGGACCTAAGATTTTGATTTTGGATGAACCGACGCGTGGAATTGATGTCGGTGCAAAATTTGAGATTTATACAATTATGAATCAGCTAATCAGTGAAGGATTGAGTATTATCATGATTTCTTCAGAACTTGGAGAAGTACTCGGCATGAGTGATCGCGTATATGTCATGGCAGAAGGAAAAATTAAAGGTGAACTGTCACGCGAACAAGCAACGCAAGAATCCATCATGGAATTAGCGACACAATAG